In Tessaracoccus sp. MC1865, the DNA window GCCATCGGGGTGTGGCGCAGCTTGGTAGCGCGCGTCGTTCGGGACGACGAGGCCGCAGGTTCAAATCCTGTCACCCCGACCATGTGATGTCTCAGGACATCGGACTAGCCTGAACCCTCTGGGTTCAGGCTTTTATGGTTCCCGGGGCTGGTGGTCCGCCGCGGCCCGCGGAGCGGCTCAGTAGACTGCGAGCTTGCCCTGATCGTCGTTGCAGACGAGGCCCACTCCGGTGGGCAGTTCCAACCCGGTGAGCTCCGCGCAGTCCGGCGTCGCCTGGAGCACCGTCAGGAGATGCCACTGGCGCGTCTCGCCGTCCTCTCCCCAGATCGCCTGGCCACCACCACAGTCCGTGCTGATCGTGCCGAGGATGAAGCCGTCCTGGTGCTTGCTCATCACGCTGAGGCCCAGCACGGTGCAGCCGTCCGTACCGGCGGACGTCATCGCGTTCTCCGCGTAGTCGCGGAACGCCGGTGACGCCTCCTCAAGCAGGTGGAGCTGCGAGTAGGCGACATTGTGGATGTGGCGGTCCTCCCACCCGTTGGTGGGTTGGAAGTCCGGACCCGCCCCAGCCGACTGCATCGAGGTGAGCTCGCTGGAGCGCGCAGCCGCCCTCGACATGACCTCGTCCACCTCGGCGGCGGCCTCGGCCTGCTTCTCCGCGGCAACGACCTCCTCCGGGAGCTCTTCATCGGCGGCGTCCTTGGGGACACCGAACGACGGAGCCAACTGCCTGGCCGACACGGCCGACGACACCATGGAATCCGGGGCGCACGCGGGCAACAGCAGCAGCGCCGCGGCCGGGGCCGCGAACCAGGTGGCCCTCATCAGAAGTCCCGGGCCGAACCGTCGTCGCCCAGACAACGCAGGCCCGGGGCGCCTGCGGGGATGCCGTTGTAGGCGAGGTCCGCGCAGGGCACGGGGTCGCCGAACTGAACGATGTAGTGCCACTGGTTGTCGGTGATGCCCCACACCACTTCGCCGCCCGCGCAGTTCGACTCCTCAGTGCCATAGGCGAAGCCGTCGGAGTGAATGCCGTGGAGGATGACCTCCTCGGTGACGCAACCGGTCTCGTCCTCGACGCCGACGCGGCTGGTGAGGAACGCGCGCAGCGACTCCGGCAGTTCGGTGGCCTTGATGATGTCGGCGCCCGAGCGCAGCGTCAGGTCCAGCTTCGTCCAGGGGCCGCCCTCCTGCGGGGGCTGTTCGACCGGGGACAGGCTGGTCGTCGACTCTGCGGTGGGAGGCGGGGCGGACTCGCTGGCCGACGCGGATTCACTGGGCGAAGCTGACTCCGACGCCACGATCTCCGTCTCCGCCGTGGGCGGTGGTTCAGTGGCGCCGGGCGTGGTCATGTCAACCGCCGGCGCCGTGGGGGACGGCGCGGCCGGTTCGGGGGAACACCCGCCCAGTGCAGCTGCACACGCGAGCACGCCCGTCAGGATAACTGCCGTTCGCACCCCAGCACTGTAGCAGCGTGAGACAAAGTCCCATCAAGTAGCAATGAATGAAAATGTCTGGCTATGGTGGAAATGGAAGCGCTCAACGGAGATGCGTGATTCCACCGCAACGAAGGGGTCCCATGACAACCGCCACCCAAGTTCACCGGAAAACACGAGCCGACCTCCCCGCCACGGGCGAGGCACCCACCCACCCGAAGCTGGTGGCATGGCTCGATGAAGTTGTCGAGCTGTGCCAGCCCGACGCCATCCATTACTGCGATGGTTCCGACGCGGAGTACGACCATCTGGTCCGCGTCCTCGAAGAGGCGGGCACTGTCATCCGCCTCAACGACGAGAAGCTACCCAACTCGATCTACGCTCGCACGGACCCGGACGACGTGGCCCGCGTTGAGGACCAGACGTTCATCTGCTCCGAGGACGAGCGCAACGCCGGTCCCACCAACAACTGGATGGCCCCGGCCGAGATGAAGCGCGTGATGAAGGGCCTCTACGACGGCTGCATGCGCGGGCGCACCCTGTACGTCATCCCGTTCTGCATGGGCCACATCGAGGCCGATGACCCGAAGTTCGGCGTTGAGGTCTCCGACTCCGCCTACGTGGCGTTGTCGATGCGGATCATGACCCGGATGGGCGCCGAGCCGCTCAAGGCGATGACGGACACCCAGGCCGACTTCGTCCCCTGCCTTCACTCGGTTGGCCTGCCCCTCGAGGAGGGCGAGCAGGACGTGCCATGGCCCTGCTCGGAGACCAAGTACATCATCCACTTCCCCGACGAGCGGATGATCTGGTCCTACGGCTCCGGCTACGGCGGCAACTCGCTGCTGGGCAAGAAGTGCTACTCGCTGCGCATCGCCTCCGTCATGGCGCGCGACGAGGGCTGGATGGCCGAGCACATGCTGATCCTGCGGCTCATCTCCCCCGAGGGACGCAAGTACCACATCGCGGCCGCGTTCCCGTCGGCCTGTGGCAAGACCAACCTGGCCATGCTCGAACCGACGGTCCCCGGCTGGAAGGTCGAGACCCTGGGCGACGACATCGCCTGGCTCCGCTTCGGTGAGGACGGCCGGCTGTACGCCACCAACCCGGAGACCGGCTTCTTCGGCGTGGCTCCCGGCACCAGCTACGAGACCAACCCCAACGCGATGCGCACCATCGCCAAGGGCAACTCGATCTTCACCAACGTCGGCCTCACCGCCGACGGCGACGTGTGGTGGGAGGGCATGACCAAGGACAAGCCCGAGAACATCACTGACTGGAAGGGTCGCCCCTGGAGCGGCTCGACCGGTCCGGAGGGTGGCCGCAAGGACGAGAAGGCGGCGCACCCCAACAGCCGCTTCTGCACGCCTATTGAGCAGTGCCCCATCCTGGCGGACGACTACCACAACCCGCAGGGTGTGCCGATCGACGCGATCGTCTTCGGCGGCCGTCGGGAGAACACCATCCCGCTGGTGACGCAGTCGCGCAACTGGAAGCACGGCGTCTTCATGGGCGCCACCTGTTCCTCGGAGACCACCGCTGCGGCGAAGGGTGCGGTCGGCGTGCTGCGCCGCGACCCCATGGCGATGCTGCCGTTCATCGGCTACCACGTGGCCGATTACGTGCAGCACTGGATCAACATCGGCAAGAAGGCCGACGAGGCCAAGCTGCCGAAGGTGTTCTACGTCAACTGGTTCCGCCGCGACGGGGACGGCCGCTTCATGTGGCCCGGGTTCGGCGAGAACTCCCGCGTGCTGAAGTGGATCGCCGAGCGCGTCGACGGCAAGGCCGACGCCGTGGAGACCCCCACCGGCTTCGTCCCCACGAAGGAGTCGCTCGACGTCGACGGACTCGACATCTCCGACGAGGACCTGGAGGCCGTGATCAGCTACCGCCCGCAGGAATGGCACGACGAGGTCCCGCGCATCGGACGCTGGTTCGACAGCTTCGGCTGGCGTCTCCCGCGCGAACTGGTCGACGAACTGCGTCACCTGGAGGTCGCCGTCGGGCGCGCGCCCAGCTCGATGTGGTGATGAACCTGCACCGACCTGCCCGCTGAGCAACGATCGCCGGCATCGCCCCGTTCGGGCGGTGCCGGCGATCGTCGTGCGGGGGATCAGCGGACGATCTCGAGCCCGTCTGCCACCTTCTGGTCCAGCGGCGACCAGTCGGTGACCGGGTTGTTCTTCAGGGACAGGAACGTCAGGTTCTCCAGAGCCGCGAACGGGGAGACGTCGGTGATCTCGTTGTCGTCCAGGTTGATTGCCACCAGCAGCGGCAGCTCCGTGACGAACGAGGCGCCGGTCAGGCCCGCGTTCATGGCCATGAACGTCTCAAGGCGATCGAGGTCGGTCACGTCGGAGGCCTTCAAGCCGGTCACCGGGGCGTCGGGGCCGCCGATGAGTAGATGCTCGAGCCCGCGGAGCGCGTTCAGGTCGGACAGGTCGGCCAGCGGGACCTGGTACAGATTGAGGCTCGTCAACTTCGACAGCGAGGTCAGGGGATCCAACGAGAGGGCCCCGGCGGTGTAGCGCCGTCCCTGGATGTCGAGTTCCGCGAGATCCCTGGCCACCTCGATGCCTCCGAGGTCCTGGACGGTATATCCGTTGGCCGTGGCGCATTTCAGGGTGATCAGCCCCTCCACCTCCGAGCGCAGGATCCGGTCGTGCCCCGTCTGCGCCCGGACGCAGTTGGTCAGGGAGCGGTCAGCGAAGGTGACCTCGTCCACGGGCTGGGTCGGCTCGGGCGACGCGGTGACGGTGGGGATCCCGATCGGCACCTCAGCCACCGTGCGGTCGTCGGTGAAGCGGACGATGTTGTTGAAGACCCACTGGTCCTGCCAGCCGTAGACGCCGGCGGCACGCTCCCCCGCGGTCTGGGTGACGACGGTTGCCATGGCGTAGGAGCGGCACCCACGGCGCCCGGTTCGCTCGTTGTCGCACTCGGTCCACCACTCGCGGCCGTCCGGGGCCGTCCAGTTGCCCGGGTTGGCGAGCGGGTTGGAGCCCCAGAGCTTCCGTGATGCGGGGAGGTAGGTGAGGTTGTTGAAGGCCCAGCCTGTAGTGCGCGTGAACGTGCGCTTCGCACCGTCGTCGAGGTGCGCGTAGGTGATCACGGTGGCCTTGATCTCCGTGCGGCACCGGGTGGTCCGGGAATACGGTTCGCAAGCGGTGCGCCATTCCCGCCCGTTGACCACGTGGATGCCCTCGGTGGTGTAAACATCGACCTCTGCATGCGCAGGCCCGGCTGGCCCGAGGAGTGCCGGCACGACCACCAGCACTGCCGCGAGAAGGAGCTTGAACCAAGAACTCATCATTGCCCCCATCACCGTGCCGTCATCGGCGCTGAGGGCGACCCTAACAGAGCCGCCGCCTCGGCCGGGCGCGACCTCGCCTAACCTGGGGCCATGCAGCGGTTCACGTGGCTCATCGTCCTCATCGCCGGTCTGGCGTTCGCCTTCTCCATCGAGGGCTGGAAGGTGACCGCCGTCAGCGCGCTGCTGGCGGTGTGCGTGATTCTCCTCGCCTGGTGGATGAGCCCGTTCTCCGGCGGCCGCACCAAGCGGCACGCCGACGTCATGGCGCTGCCCGCCGAGCAGCGCCGCGTCGTGGCCTACTGGCGGCCAGGCTGCATCTTCTGCCAGAGACTCCGGGGCGGCCTCGGGAGCGATGCGAAGAAGGTGACGTGGATCAACATCTGGCAGGACCCGGACGCGGCGGCATTCGTCCGCAGCGTCAACAACGGTGATGAGACCGTCCCCACCGTCGTGGTCGACGGCGAGGTGCTGGTCAACCCTGATCCGAGGACGGTTCGCGAGGCCCTCTGAACCGCCGTTGACAACGCATTATCTTGAGTGAGACGGTGCATGGGTGAGCGGTTCTGTGCTGGTGAGTGGTGGCCTGGTAGTCGGTCTCGACGGGGAGGGCGAGCGGGCCGTCGACGTGCGGATCCGCGACGGCGTGGTCATCGAGGTGGGGCCGGATCTGCCCGTCCGGGGCGAGGAGGTCGTCGACGCCTCGGGCTGCTGGCTGATCCCCGGGCTGTGGGACAAGCACGTGCACTTCGGCCAGTGGGCCCGCTCCACCACGTGGATCGGCCTCGCCGGCACCGCGGGCCCGGAGGAGGTCTGCGCCAGGGTGGCGCAGGCCCTGGAGATGCGTCGCGACGACGGCCGCATCGCGGTTGGGTTCGGCTACCGGTCCGCGGCGTGGGAACGCGTGGGCACCGTCGCGGAACTGGACGCGGTGTCCGGATCCCAGCCCGTGGTCCTGATCTCCGGCGACGCGCACAACGGCTGGCTGAACTCGGCTGCACTGGAGCGCCTGGGGGTCGCAGCCCGCCCGGACCCCATGAAGGAGAACGAATGGTTCGCCACGCTGGCCCGGCTGACGGCGATGCCGGAGCAGGCCGCAACCGTTGAGGAGGAGGGCGCCGCCGTCGGGTACCTGGCGTCGCGCGGGCTGGTGGGCATCGTGGACCTGGAGTTCGCCGACGCCTTCCGCCACTGGCCCCGCCGCGTGGCCGCCGGGATCCGCCGGCTGCGCGTGCGCGCCGGCGTCTATCCTCCGCAACTGGACGAGGTCCTCGCAGCCGGCTGGCGGACCGGCGACACGCTGCCTGGTGGCGACGGATTGATCACGATGGGGCCGTTGAAGATCATCACCGACGGGTCGCTGGGCACGCGTACTGCGTGGTGCTGCGAGCCGTACCTGGGCCTGGCCGCCGACGACCCCCACGCCTGCGGGGTGGTCAACGTGGCGGGCGACGAGTTGGAGGGGCTCCTCGGACGGGCCCGCGCCGCCGGCCTGGCCCTGGCCGTGCACGCCATCGGCGACCGCGCGAACCAGGCGGCCCTCGACGCCTTCGAGGCCACCGGCGCGGCCGGCTCCATCGAGCACGCGCAGTTGCTGCGCCGTGAGGACGTGCCGCGGTTCTCGCGACTGGGGTTGACGGCCAGCATGCAGCCGCACCACCTCGTCGACGACCGCGCCATGACCGAGCGCTGGTGGGGCGACCGCGCGGACCGGACGTTCCTGGTGAAGTCGCTGCTCGATGCGGGCGCCACTCTCGCCTTGGGTTCCGACGCGCCGGTGTCGCCGCCGGATCCGTGGCTCGGCATCGCCTCGGCGGTGCACCGAAGCGGCGACGACCGGCCGGCGGTGCAGCCGGAGGAGTCGCTGACCGCGCGCGAGGCCCTTGCCGCGTCCGTCGACGGCCGGCGCATCAGCGTCGGCGGTCCGGGCGACGTGGTGCTCCTCCGCACGGATCCGCTGGCGGACCATGGGTCGCCTGTTGCCACTGCCGCTGCCCTGCGTGCCATGGAGGTCGTCGCCACCATCTGCGACGGGGCCCTCACCTCCCAGCCATAATGGGGCCCATGATCACGCTGCCCACTTCCCGTGTCCCGGACCCAATGACCGCTCCCCCGCTGCGCTGGGGGGTG includes these proteins:
- a CDS encoding phosphoenolpyruvate carboxykinase (GTP), with the translated sequence MTTATQVHRKTRADLPATGEAPTHPKLVAWLDEVVELCQPDAIHYCDGSDAEYDHLVRVLEEAGTVIRLNDEKLPNSIYARTDPDDVARVEDQTFICSEDERNAGPTNNWMAPAEMKRVMKGLYDGCMRGRTLYVIPFCMGHIEADDPKFGVEVSDSAYVALSMRIMTRMGAEPLKAMTDTQADFVPCLHSVGLPLEEGEQDVPWPCSETKYIIHFPDERMIWSYGSGYGGNSLLGKKCYSLRIASVMARDEGWMAEHMLILRLISPEGRKYHIAAAFPSACGKTNLAMLEPTVPGWKVETLGDDIAWLRFGEDGRLYATNPETGFFGVAPGTSYETNPNAMRTIAKGNSIFTNVGLTADGDVWWEGMTKDKPENITDWKGRPWSGSTGPEGGRKDEKAAHPNSRFCTPIEQCPILADDYHNPQGVPIDAIVFGGRRENTIPLVTQSRNWKHGVFMGATCSSETTAAAKGAVGVLRRDPMAMLPFIGYHVADYVQHWINIGKKADEAKLPKVFYVNWFRRDGDGRFMWPGFGENSRVLKWIAERVDGKADAVETPTGFVPTKESLDVDGLDISDEDLEAVISYRPQEWHDEVPRIGRWFDSFGWRLPRELVDELRHLEVAVGRAPSSMW
- a CDS encoding glutaredoxin domain-containing protein — translated: MQRFTWLIVLIAGLAFAFSIEGWKVTAVSALLAVCVILLAWWMSPFSGGRTKRHADVMALPAEQRRVVAYWRPGCIFCQRLRGGLGSDAKKVTWINIWQDPDAAAFVRSVNNGDETVPTVVVDGEVLVNPDPRTVREAL
- a CDS encoding amidohydrolase is translated as MSGSVLVSGGLVVGLDGEGERAVDVRIRDGVVIEVGPDLPVRGEEVVDASGCWLIPGLWDKHVHFGQWARSTTWIGLAGTAGPEEVCARVAQALEMRRDDGRIAVGFGYRSAAWERVGTVAELDAVSGSQPVVLISGDAHNGWLNSAALERLGVAARPDPMKENEWFATLARLTAMPEQAATVEEEGAAVGYLASRGLVGIVDLEFADAFRHWPRRVAAGIRRLRVRAGVYPPQLDEVLAAGWRTGDTLPGGDGLITMGPLKIITDGSLGTRTAWCCEPYLGLAADDPHACGVVNVAGDELEGLLGRARAAGLALAVHAIGDRANQAALDAFEATGAAGSIEHAQLLRREDVPRFSRLGLTASMQPHHLVDDRAMTERWWGDRADRTFLVKSLLDAGATLALGSDAPVSPPDPWLGIASAVHRSGDDRPAVQPEESLTAREALAASVDGRRISVGGPGDVVLLRTDPLADHGSPVATAAALRAMEVVATICDGALTSQP
- a CDS encoding leucine-rich repeat domain-containing protein, with amino-acid sequence MSSWFKLLLAAVLVVVPALLGPAGPAHAEVDVYTTEGIHVVNGREWRTACEPYSRTTRCRTEIKATVITYAHLDDGAKRTFTRTTGWAFNNLTYLPASRKLWGSNPLANPGNWTAPDGREWWTECDNERTGRRGCRSYAMATVVTQTAGERAAGVYGWQDQWVFNNIVRFTDDRTVAEVPIGIPTVTASPEPTQPVDEVTFADRSLTNCVRAQTGHDRILRSEVEGLITLKCATANGYTVQDLGGIEVARDLAELDIQGRRYTAGALSLDPLTSLSKLTSLNLYQVPLADLSDLNALRGLEHLLIGGPDAPVTGLKASDVTDLDRLETFMAMNAGLTGASFVTELPLLVAINLDDNEITDVSPFAALENLTFLSLKNNPVTDWSPLDQKVADGLEIVR